The genomic interval GCGAAGAAGCCTTAAGTAAACCAACAATTGAATCATCGCCAGGTAGTATGCTCAAACTTAGCTCTTTAATTGGAACGACTGAGCCCAATTCATCAATATCAAGTAATGTTACTTTTGCTTTGTGTTCAGATTCATCAATAGAAGTAATTTTAACAAGCATAATTATTCATATAGATAACATTACTAATACGGTTATCCATAATACTTTATTGACTTTTGGTCATCAATAGATTTTTGATGATACGCCAAATCATTAATGAAAATCGTGATACACCAGCCAATAATGACTTTGAAATAAACAGGCAATGGTTATTATCAATCTCTTAATCTAATGAGTCATACTCAGAATATCTTACCAATATCTACTTCACTTTCAAAATTAAAACTTTAGGAAAAAATAACCTTAAATTTGATGATCTGAGTGAAACTATTCAAATACTCTGTTTTGGTTTGTAAGCAACTATCAAGGACACAGGAAAGAAAAAATATTTTTCGTTGTCCTTGAGGTAACTCTTCATTCCCAAAATATCTGAAGAAATATCTTTTTTGAAAAGTCGAATTATTTCATCCTTGTTTTTGGGATTTGGGAAAGAAGAAGAGATCAATGACTCTAGATTCATTTCAAGGTCTTGGCTTTCGGTATTTATGTTAATAAATCCTTTGGACTCCACCATACGTTTTAGTTCAATAAAGGTCAATGCTTCTGCATGGGAAGGATCACGCAATTTCTCGACATAGTTATAGGCGTTCTTTTTGACTTCAGGTGGAGTAACATCGACTACTAATATTCTGCCACCAGGTCTGCATACACGATACATTTCTGTTATTACTTCACTAGGATTTATCAAGTGATGAAGGCTATAACGTGTTACTATCAATGAAAAGGAATCATCTTTATAAGGTAACTTGGAAACATCTCCTACCCGCCAATCGATATTATGAAGATCTTTCTCATTTTGGAGGTGTTTTGCCTGTTCAATCATTGCAGGGGTCAAATCAATTCCTATTACATGGTTAACTATCTTGGCAAATTCACAAGCAACTATTCCGGGACCACATGCTACATCCAAAACGGTATCATCATATTTTGGATCACTTAGTTTAACCACAAGATTTAGTCCATACTGATTAGAATGTTGAGACATACGTAAAAAAGGAACTGCTTGTTTGGTAAATTGCGATATTATCGAGTCGCTATGAGAAATCTTTCTCGGTTGATTTAACATCCACTATTTATTTATCAAAAGTAAAATATAAAAATACACTACAAATTAAGAAATTGGGTGATTACTGTAGAGTGACGTCTTCCATACATAGATGATATTAAGAAACTATGAAGATTAAAGAAAAAATTCTACATTTTATAAACTAGATGAAAAATTAAATAAAGTTTATTGTCAAAATGAAATCCTTTTTTAATTTATTGACATTGGCAACTACAATCCAGATTCTTGATGAATGCTAATGCTACTGATGCTCAAACATCAATTTTTTTATAGATTATGTTGTAGAGTACAATCCTACATCTTTATAATTGCTAAAAACTAGAAATGAGGTAGGAAAAGAAAGCCGCAAGTTGGCAGTAGTGGCTTAATACCTCATTTCTAGGTAAAACGCACATCATCGGTTTTCTAACTGATTGGCCTAATACGGTACTGTCTTCTATTCAAGATAGTATTTAACACTAATACAAACACGGAAAAATTGATGAACTAATAAGAAAATTACACCACACATGATATACAAATTTAAGTTGAAATATTCCAAAAAAATTTAAGCAAAAAATATAACCCAACCATTTGAAACTAGAATCCACATACCATCAACTTGAGGATAATACACAAATACTTTATCGTTTGTATAGATAATGGATTTGTATGGTGTCTCCAATTTTTCCCACAAATATCGAAAAACGTGAACGATTGGATCCCTATGAACTAAAGAACAAAAAAATAAGAGAAGAAAATAAGAATAAACAGGTTTCTCGAAAGAATGATTACAAAAATCTTTTGACCAGTCCTCGTATCAATGCACATATCATACTAGTATACGAAAATGAAATTGAACTAGATAAAGCAATTGCGTATTATATCAATGAAGGATTGAATCGAGGTCAGTTGTGTATTCACGCAACTACTAACTTAAAAAATAAAGGATATATCGAGAATTGGTCCACTAGTATAGCAAACTTTGATAACAATATCCAAGAAGGAAACTTGCTTTTGGTGGACTTAACTTCATTTTATATCGAATCAATGGTAGGAAATTTGGATTCATTCAAGAAACTAAGAGATGAGACTGTTCAAAGGCTAAATAATGATGGGAACCGAAAAGATAAGCATATTCGACTAACTGCTGATTGTGCTACTTTGTTACTTAAAAACAAACATTTTGATGAATGTATACACTTAGAGAATTGGTGGCACATGAAGCCTTTTGAAG from Candidatus Nitrosocosmicus hydrocola carries:
- a CDS encoding class I SAM-dependent methyltransferase, which produces MLNQPRKISHSDSIISQFTKQAVPFLRMSQHSNQYGLNLVVKLSDPKYDDTVLDVACGPGIVACEFAKIVNHVIGIDLTPAMIEQAKHLQNEKDLHNIDWRVGDVSKLPYKDDSFSLIVTRYSLHHLINPSEVITEMYRVCRPGGRILVVDVTPPEVKKNAYNYVEKLRDPSHAEALTFIELKRMVESKGFININTESQDLEMNLESLISSSFPNPKNKDEIIRLFKKDISSDILGMKSYLKDNEKYFFFPVSLIVAYKPKQSI
- a CDS encoding MEDS domain-containing protein, with translation MVSPIFPTNIEKRERLDPYELKNKKIREENKNKQVSRKNDYKNLLTSPRINAHIILVYENEIELDKAIAYYINEGLNRGQLCIHATTNLKNKGYIENWSTSIANFDNNIQEGNLLLVDLTSFYIESMVGNLDSFKKLRDETVQRLNNDGNRKDKHIRLTADCATLLLKNKHFDECIHLENWWHMKPFEGSYLCPYPKSFINNYLYVAYMKRIFHSHDVVIDSDGKLHPEYLVS